ATGCCGCTTCGGAAGGATTGAGCACGGTGCTGGTCGAGCGCGATGCGGTCGGGGGGCAGGCGGGCAACTCGTCGTTGATCGAGAACTACCTGGGGTTTCCGCAGGGGATCAGCGGTGGCGAACTCGCCGAGCGCGCCCGTCAGCAAGCCGTGCGCTTCGGTGCGGAAATTCTCCGGCTGCGCGAGGGGGTGTATGCCGTGTTCGCCGAGGGGGGCATTCATGTCGATCTGGCCGACGGGACACAGCTTTGCGCAAGCACCAACATCTGCGCGACCGGTATCGAGTGGCGGCGCCTTGGCCTGCCGGACGAAGCGCGGTTGCAGGGGTTGGGACTATTCTATGGTGCAGGCGCCAGCGAAGCCCCGATGTGTACCGGCGAGACGGTGTATGTGGTCGGTGGCGGCAATTCGGCAGGGCAGGCCGCCATGCATCTGGCGGCCTACGCCCGCGAAGTTGTCATGCTGGTGCGCGGCGCACGCTTGGCCGACACGTTGTCCGATTACCTGATTCAGAAGATTCAGGGCACGTCCAACGTCCGGGTAGTCACGAGCTGCGAGGTGAGTGCGTTGCATGGCGATCGCTTTTTGGAGGCGATCACGGTGCGCGAGCGCGAGAGTGGTGAGCAGCAGGTCTTGGCGACGCATCACCTGTTTGTCTGTATCGGTGGTCTGCCCAATACCGATTGGGCACGCGACACCGCGATCGCGCGCGATGGTTCCGGGTATCTCGTTACCGGACCGGATCTCACGCCGGCGATGTTGACGGCGGCGGGCTGGCCGCTCGCGCGTGCCCCGTTTCCGCTGGAAACGAGCGTGCCTGGTTCGTTCGCCGTGGGCGACGTGCGGCATGGCTCGATGAAGCGCGTCGCGTCCGCAGTGGGCGAAGGCGCAATGGCAGTCGCGTTTATCCATCAGCATCTCGCAACCTCTTGAGGAGAGATCGCCATGTCCAAACGTTGCACGCATACCGACAGCATTCAACACGTAACGCCCAGCGCACTCGGCTGCGAGGAGTGTCTGAAATCCGGTAGCCGCTGGGTGCATTTGCGGCTGTGCCGCACCTGCGGCCATGTGGGGTGCTGCGACGATTCGCCCAACCGCCACGCCAACGCGCACTTCCACGAAACCGGCCATCCGATCATCGAGGGCTACGACCCGCCGGAAGGTTGGGGCTGGTGTTATGTCGATCGCGTCATGCTGGATTTGGGTGACGATACGACGCCGCAAAACGGGCCGATTCCCCGCTACGTCTAAGTCACGATTCGAAGAGGATCTCATGCATCAAGCTGAAACCTCGGCGTTCGCCGATTCCGTGGATCCGCGCGACCCCTCGTTGCGCAGCGCCTCACTGGGTGATCTGTCGGCACGCAGTTTGCCGCGCCCCGAGAGCGTGACGGCGGTCATCGAGCATCATGTGCGAGCGCAGGCTGTCGCCGCCTACGAGGAATGGCTCAAGCGGATTGTGCCGATCGCGGAGCGATTCCCGGGTCATCGCGGGGTGCATGTCATTCGTCCCGTGTCGGGCTCGACGGTCTACACCGTGACGTTGCGTTTCGACTCGCTGGCGCATGCGGAGGATTGGTTTCAGTCGGACGCGCGGCAAACGTTGCTAAGCGAAGTGATGCCTTTTCTGGCGAGTGACGAGCGGCGTCAGACAGTGACCGGACTCGAGTTCTGGTTTCACCCGACACCGGGGCAAAAGCCTGCCAGGCGCTACAAGCAGTTTCTGCTGACGCTGTCGGTGATCTTTCCGCTCACGGTGGTCGTGCCGCTTCCCGTGCATTGGCTGGCGTCCAGCCTGCCCTGGCTGACCAATACGATCCTCGCGAAACTCGTGGTCGCCGCCATCATCGTCGGGTTGATGACCTATGTCATCATGCCGCGTGTAACGCGCCTCGCGTCACGATGGCTGTATGAATGACGCGAGGCGCGTTTCGGGAAACGTTTTGAACGACTACGCTTCCCGGAGCGCCCCTCGCGGGCCCCACATCACGTCGGTATTATGCTGGCTTTAGCGCGCCGTCGACCAGACGCCACAAACCGAGCGGATTATTCTGGCGCAACGCTTCCGGCAGCAGCGCGTCGGGCAGATCCTGATAGCACACCGGGCGCAGGAACCGGTCGATGGCGGTCGCGCCCACCGATGTGAACATCGCGTTCGACGTGGCCGGGAACGGGCCGCCGTGCACCATCGCATGACACACCTCCACGCCGGTCGGAAAGCCGTTCGCGAGAATGCGTCCGGCGCGGCGCTCCAGACTCGGCAGCAAGCGGCGTGCCGTAGCGGTGTCGCCTGCATCGAGTTGCAGCGTTGCCGTGAGCTGGCCTTCCAGACGCTCGGTAATCGCAATCATCTCGTCGACCGTATCGCAGGCGATCACGACCGATGCCGGGCCGAAGACTTCGTCGTGCAGTGCCGGCGTGGCGAGAAACGCGGCCGCCGTCGTGCGGAAGAGGGCGGCTTGCCCCTGACATCCACTGCCGGCCTGACCACGCGCAAGCACCGACACGTTCGGTTCGTCGGCCAGTCGCGCCACGCCCTTGTCGTAGGCCTGATGAATGCCCGGCGTGAGCATCGTGCCAGCGGCCTTTGCCGTGAGCGCCTCGGTCGCGGTGCGGCAGAAGCGTTCGAGCGCGTCACCTGTCATGCCGAGCACCAGACCGGGGTTCGTGCAGAACTGACCGACACCCATCGTCAGCGAATCGACGAAGCCCCTGGCAATCGCGTCGCCGCGTGCCGCAAGCGCTTCGGGCAACAGATAGACCGGGTTGATGCTGCTCATCTCGGCATACACGGGGATCGGTATGGCACGCGTCTGAGCGATGCGTTGCAATGCGAGCCCACCGTTACGCGACCCTGTGAAGCCCACAGCGGCGATCGCCGGATGCGCGACGAGCGCTTCGCCCACGGCACGCTCGCCGACCAGCAACGAGAACACGCCCTCGGGCAGTCCGAGTTTTTGCACCGCAGACCGCACGGCGCGAGCGACAAGTTCCGACGTGCCCAGATGGGCCGAATGCGCTTTGACGATCACCGGGCAGCCGGCAGCAAATGCCGATGCCGTATCGCCGCCCGCCACCGAGAACGCCAATGGGAAGTTACTTGCGCCAAAGACGGCAACGGGACCAAGACCGATCTTCGCCAGACGCAAATCGCTGCGTGGCAGCGGTTCGCGCGCGGGCTGTGCGGGGTCGATGGTCGCGCCGAGGAAATGACCGTCGCGGACCACGCGGGCAAACATCCGCAATTGACCGACGGTTCGCCCGCGCTCACCTTGCAGGCGAGCGACTGGTAAGCCGGTCTCGGCATGCGCGCGCTCGATGAGGGCGTCGCCCAGATCGAGAATCGCCTGTGCCACGGCTTCGAGAAACTCGGCGCGCTTGGCCAGCGGCGCCGCACGGAACGGATCGAACGCGGCCCCCGCCAACTGGCATGCGCGCTCGACGTCCTGCACGGTGCCTGCACCGAACACCGGTGTCAGCCGCTCGCCGCGCGACGGATCGAACGCCTCGAGCGTTCCCGCACTGCCGCGCACGTCGGTGCGACCTATCAACATCTCGCCGGTGATCTGCATGCGAACTCTCCTTAGCCTTCGACTTTCTTGATCAACGCATCGAGCGCGTCGAGTTCATCCGGCAACAGGTCGGTCAGCGGCGCACGCACCGGACCGGCGTCGTGACCGACGAGCTTGGCACCCGCCTTGACGATGCTCACGGCGTAACCCGCGCGGCGATTGCGAATCTCCAGATACGGCAGGAAGAACGTATCGAGCAGATGGCCCATCGTCTCCTGATCGTTTTCGCACACGGCGCGATAGAACGTCATCGCGGTCTTCGGAATGAAGTTGAAGACCGCCGACGAGTACACCGGCACGCCCAGCGCACGATAGGCGGCGGCATAGACCTCAGCGGTCGGCAGACCTCCCAGATAGGAGAAGCGATCGCCCATGCGGCGGCGGACTTGTACCATGCGCTCGATGTCGCCCACGCCGTCCTTGAAGCCGATCAGGTTCGGGCACTTCTCGGCCAGCCGTTCAAGCTGGTCGGCGCCCAGCTTCGAGTTGGCGCGGTTGTAGACGATCACGCCGATGTTCACCGCACGGCAGACCTGTTCGACGTGAGCGGCAATGCCGTCCAGGCTCGCTTCGGTCAGGTAGTGCGGCATGAGCAGCACGCCCTTGGCGCCAAGGCGCTCGGCTTCCCGCGCGTAATCGATGGCCATGCGCGTCGGACCACCCGCGCCGGCCAGAATCGGCACCTTGCCTGCGCAGGTGTCGACCGCCGTCTTGATCACGGCGCTGTAGTCCTGCGGCGTGAGCGAGAAGAATTCGCCCGTGCCGCCCGCCGCGAAGAGCGCCGTCGCGCCGAACGGTGCCAGCCACTCCAGACGCGCCGCATAGCCGCGCGCATTGAAGTCGCCATTGGCGTCGAAGTCGGTCACGGGAAAAGACAACAAGCCGTCGGAGACGATCTGCTTGAGTTCTTGAGGTGCAGTCATTTCAAGAGTTCCTGTCGGCCGAAGGGCCGGATTCGATGATGAAAAAGGGCGCTCAACCAGCGCTTGGCGCTGAGTTATATGTCATCGTATAACATGTGATGAGGTCGGACAAGAGGGTGGATGTTGGAATGGCAGTGGGATAAACCCGCAAAAGGCAGAGAAAGGGTTTATCCCGATTCCGTCAACGCCCTCGGGACACGCCTATAATGGCGCCTCAAGAGGTATGATGACGCATAAGTGACGGGGGGTTGAACCCACGTCAACGACGGTCAAAGGGAACGGGGCTTACGCGTTCAGGCGTGCGACAAATCGACGGCGTTCGCAAGCGTCGCATCGCGTCTCGTGAGGACAGCAGGAGGGGAAGAAGTGAGCAACATGGCATCGAAGTCGAATACGGAAGCGCCCAACGATATGCCGCGCTACATCCGGATGCAGGCGGAGGATAACGTCGCCATCGTCGTGAATGACGGTGGTTTGGCTGCGGGGCGCCAGTTTGCGGACGGGCTCACGCTCGTTGACGCGGTTCCGCAAGGGCACAAGGTCGCGCTGGTGAATCTGGCCGAGGGCGCCGCGGTGGTGCGCTACGGCGTGGTGATCGGCTACGCTGCGCGGGCGCTCCCCGCGGGTAGCTGGGTCAACGAGCGCAATCTGAACATGCCCGAAGCGCCGTCGCTGGATCGTCTGCCGATCGGCACGCGCGTGAACGCAGCGTTACCGCCGCTCGAGGGCTTCACGTTTCAGGGCTATCGCAACGCCGACGGCTCGGTCGGCACCCGCAACATCCTCGCGATCACGACCACGGTGCAATGTGTAGCCGGGGTGGTCGAATTTGCCGTCAAACGCATCAAGGACACGCTGCTGCCGCAGTATCCGAACGTCGACGACGTGGTCGCGCTGGAGCACACCTACGGCTGCGGTGTCGCGATCGATGCCCCGGACGCGATCGTGCCGATTCGCACGTTGCGCAATATCGCCACGAATCCGAATTTCGGCGGCGAGGTGATGGTCGTGAGTCTGGGTTGCGAGAAGCTCCAGCCGGAGCGCCTTTTGCCGGCGGGCAGCATCCCCATCGGCAGTGCCGGGGAGGATGGCAAGCCAGACACCGTTTGCCTGCAAGACGATGCGCACGTCGGCTTCCTCTCGATGATCGATTCGATTCTCGCGATGGCCCGCACACATCTGGAGCGGCTCAACGCACGGCAACGAGAGACGGTGCCGGCCTCTGAGCTGATCGTCGGTGTGCAGTGCGGCGGCAGCGACGCGTTCTCCGGCGTGACCGCGAACCCGGCCGTAGGCTTCGCCACGGACCTGCTGGTGCGCGCGGGCGCGACGGTCATGTTCTCCGAAGTGACGGAAGTGCGCGATGGGATCGATCAACTCACGTCACGCGCCGCCACGCCGGAAGTGGCGCAAGCGATGATTCGCGAGATGGCCTGGTACGACGCGTATCTCGAGCGCGGCCGCGTGGACCGCAGCGCCAATACGACACCGGGCAACAAGCGCGGCGGCTTGTCGAATATCGTCGAAAAAGCGATGGGATCGATCGTGAAGTCGGGCACCGGGCCGATTCACGGTGTCGTCGCGCCGGGCGCCAAGCTCGATCGTTCGCATCAGCGTGGACTGATTTACGCCGCAACGCCGGCGAGCGACTTCATCTGCGGCACGCTGCAACTCGCCGCGGGTATCAATCTGCACGTCTTCACGACGGGCCGCGGGACCCCCTATGGGTTGGCTGAGGTGCCCGTCATCAAGGTGGCGACGCGCTCCGATCTGGCGCGCCGCTGGCACGATCTGATGGATGTCGACGCGGGCCGCATCGCCACGGGCGAGGCCACGATCGAAGACATCGGCTGGCAGCTCTTTCACCTGATGCTCGAGGTGGCGAGCGGCGAAAAGACATGGGCCGAGCGATGGGGGCTGCACAACGCACTGACGCTGTTCAACCCTGCGCCGGTGACCTGACCCGGCGGGGGGGGGCTTCAGAGTTCGGCCTGCGTCTGCGCCAGTCCGAACTCGAGCATGGCCGGCACGAAGCAATGATTGAGCGTGTCGCGGCGCGAGAGCTTGGTGAGGACATACCGACGGAACGGGGTGAGCGTGGCCCAGTCCCCGATGTCGGGTGGCAGCAGATCCGCCAACTCACATTGCCTGAGCAATCCCGGCGGCAACGCATTCGAGTCCTGCCATGCCGTAGGCGCCGGATCGACGCTGCGCTCGACCGCTTGCCCGAGATGGTCGCGGGCAATCTCGTCGAGGCGTGCGGCGAAATCATCGTCGCCCGGCACACATGACGCCAGTGTCTCGCGAGCTTCCTGAGGCAGCCGCTGCCAATCGGCCAGCGACAGATGCTGGCCGTTGCGGTCCAGGTTGAAGCGGATCGCCATCGTGATGAACTTCAGGTTCTCGCAGGCTTCGATCTCGAAAACGAAGATAGGCAGACGCTGATAGAGATGCATGAGAGTCGCTCCCGGGAGCCCCATCGGAAACATTTATGGTACTTCAAGTGAGCGGTCTCATTACGGCATTCCGGGGCCCGCGATTCAGTGGCCCGTGTAGCGAAGCTGCGCATTCGGCCCGACGGGCAGTTCCAGCCCGAAGACCCACAAACAGAAGAACGCCGTCCACGCGAGCGTGAAGACAATGGCGTAGGGCAACATCAGTGCGAGCAACGTGCCCACGCCGGCATCGCGCTGATAGCGCGTGGCCACCGCAAGAATGAGCGCGAAGTAGCTCAGCATCGGCGTGACGATATTCGAGACCGAGTCGCCGATTCGATACGCGGCCTGCACAACTTCCGGTGCGTAGCCAAGCAACATCATCATCGGGACGACGATGGGGGCCATGAGCGCCCATTGCGCCATGCCGGAACTGATCATGAGATTGACGGCGGCGCAAAGCACGATGAGTCCGATGAACAACAACGGCCCGTTATCGGCAACGCCGCTGAGCCAGCCCGCGCCCTTGATCGCGAGAATGGTCCCCAACCCGCTGCGGCCGAACAGTGCGACGAACTGCGAAGCAAAAAACACAAGCACGAGGTATTGACCAAGGCTGCCCAGCGACTTCGACATGGCGGCGATGACATCGCGGTCGTTTCGGTACGCGCCGGTCATCGCGCCGTAGAGCAACCCTGGCACCGCAAAGAAGATCACGATGAACGCCACCACACTGCCGAACAGCGGTGCGCGGCTGCCGTATTCGCCGGCCGCGTCGCGAAGCGGCGAACCGTCGGGCCACGCGATCGCGAACAGTGCGGCGCCGCATGCCAGCATGCCGCCGAGTGCAGCCCGCAAGGCACGGCGCTCGGCGAGCGTGATGGGGCGGTGCGTGTGCGCGTCGGGGGAGAGTGCCTCGGGGTCGCCGTCTCGCGGATGCCAGGCACCCAGTCGCGGTTCGATGACGCGTTCGGTGACCCATGTGGCGGCCAACGTGACGAGCAACGAACTGGCGGCCATGAAGTACCAGTTGGCCACCGCGCTGACGCTGTACTCCGGCGCGAGCAATTGTGCCGCCCCTTGCGTAATGCCGCCGAGCAACGGGTCAGAGGTGCTGAGCAACAGATTCGCGCCGTAGCCGCCGGACACCCCGGCGAACGCGGCCGACAGCCCGGCGAGCGGATGCCGGCCCATCGTCGCGAAGAGCATGGCGGCCAGCGGCAGAACCACCACGTAGCCAAGATCCGAGGCGACATTCGAGATCACCGCGGCAAAGACGATTGCCATCGTGATAAATCGGCGCGGCGCAGCCACCACCAGCGCCCGGAGCGCGGTCGCCAGCAAGCCGGAATGCTCGGCGATCGAGATGCCCAGCAGGGCGACCAACACCGTTCCCAACGGTGCGTAGCCTGTGAAGTTCGAGGTCACGGTACTGGCCCAGCGCACAAGTTCGGTGCCGGTCAGCAGGTTCGTGACGTGCATGACGTCACCCGCGTTGGCCGGGCGCGGGTCGGCTGCCGACACACCGATCCATGCACTGATCGACGACAGGGCGATGACCGCCACCGTCATGAGGGCAAACAGCGTGACCGGGTGCGGGAGCGCGTTACCCAGCCATTCGACCAGGCCGAGGGCGCCACGCAGGCGGGTTTTGGCATGAGGCCTGGCGGTGCCAGGCGCGTCTGCCGAGTGGGGAGGGGCGTCGGGCATACGTAGCATCTCTGCGTTTGAACTCGGAATGCCCTAGCGTAGGGGCGATTTCCGGTATTGATACCCAAAGACGCCCATTTTTGGGGTAACCCTCGGTTCACTTTGAGCGGCCGGCTGAAGTTATCCGGCTGGCGCTCTTTGCTGCGAATACGGGAAACGCGTCGAGGAGCGACTGCGTAGCCCCGCAGCGATGCGTCTGGTTCTTGGGAATAGTCTCAAAATCGCCCGTCGTAGAGCGAATGTGGGCATTTGCCGTTCACGATGGCGACCAATACTGAACGTTCACCCTCTCGCGGGGCGCTACCGGTGGATTCCGTCACGCTGGTGGAATAACGAGGCACGAAATGACAGCGATGTGACAACGCTGTTCGCGTGCTGCTGTAGCCTCCGTTCGTTTCCGACCCCGTGAGGGATTCCTAAGGTAGACGTTTGACCCGCAGGCGTCTGCGTTCATGCCCGGCATGGCATGCGCGGCCTGTGCGGCAGTCTTTGCACCGCCTTATCCGTATTTCGAAAGGAGCCGACATGCCGTCCAATGCGCCGCCGTCACCTTTTCCTTTTCTTCCTGTCGTGCTTGAGTCGCCCGCAGGGGCACAAGGTCGCGCACGGCCCGCCGCCGAGCGCACAGGCCGTTCCTCCGACAAGGCCACGCCTGAGATATCGCGCGGCAAGGGGCGCGCGACCTGCCGTGGTGTCGCCGGCGTCGTGCAGAGCGTGCCCGGTCTGTCTCTGGACGACGGGGCTGAGGCGCTTCGTGTGGAGATCGTCCGGCGTCTCGATCCCGCAGGGGTGACCTTGCTCGGGGCCATCGTCCGATGAGTGCCTCGGTCATGTCATCGGTCACCTACCCGGCGTCCCCCTTGTCGTCCACGCCGGAAGCCTCGACCAGGGCGGTATGGGTCATCGTGTCGCCACATGCGCAATGGACGAGCGAGGCTCAGGCGGTCACTGTCTCGTCGCACGAGGTGTCGTGCACCTTGCATGGGGCGCCCGCCGATATTGCCGTCTGGCTCGACCGTCTGCGGCACGGGGTGTTGCTCGCCGAAGCGCCGGTGGCGGGCACGTGGCTCGCCACGCTCGTCGACGAATCGCTGGCGCATGTGTTGCCGGCGACGCGTCGCGATATCGTTCCCGCCTTCGGAAAGATCTGCGACGACTGGGTGCGCGGTATTTTTGCCGCCCCCTTCTGGGCACGCTTTCTGGCGGGCGAGTCGAGCGACATTCAGGTGCTGGCGTTTCTCGCGCAGCATTATCATCGCGCCGCCGGGGCGGACGTTCACAATCGCATCGCCGTCGAGCGTTGCACCGATGCGGCGCTGCGCCCGTTGCTGTTGCGCCAGTATCGCGAACAACGCGGGCAGGCGACGATGCTCGCGGCCGGACTGCTGCGCTGCGGTCCCACCGCGCGCACGTTCCTCGACAGCGGCGCGTTCGATGCGACGCACGCGCTGATCGACTTCATCATCGACGCGGCCAGCGACATGCCGACGTATGTCGGATGTTGTGCGCTCAGTCAGGCCCCGGCGACGGTGCGCGCTGCCAGCGAGATCGAAGCCCAGTTCGACGCCATGGCGCAGCGGTATCCGTCGGCTGCCGAAGGGTTTGCGGCGGTCGGTGCGCACGCGCGGCACGATGCGAGCGTGTGCGGCGGCACGTCGCTGCTCTCGCAATGGGTAGAGGAGGCCGGCGAGCCCGACGTTGCAGCTCGCTTGCGCATGTTGCGCGGCGCCTATGGGGTGGCCGCCGCCTACCGTG
This window of the Pandoraea fibrosis genome carries:
- a CDS encoding NAD(P)/FAD-dependent oxidoreductase, whose protein sequence is MTSPAATDSIDNPRPRVRLLGLAISARAFEIRDFLSRSVVTFDWVELDEAAARRIPGIRGLDDPGLPVCEFPDGTRLFNPSVADVARRLGWVEKPRRRAYDVSIYGAGPAGLSAAVYAASEGLSTVLVERDAVGGQAGNSSLIENYLGFPQGISGGELAERARQQAVRFGAEILRLREGVYAVFAEGGIHVDLADGTQLCASTNICATGIEWRRLGLPDEARLQGLGLFYGAGASEAPMCTGETVYVVGGGNSAGQAAMHLAAYAREVVMLVRGARLADTLSDYLIQKIQGTSNVRVVTSCEVSALHGDRFLEAITVRERESGEQQVLATHHLFVCIGGLPNTDWARDTAIARDGSGYLVTGPDLTPAMLTAAGWPLARAPFPLETSVPGSFAVGDVRHGSMKRVASAVGEGAMAVAFIHQHLATS
- a CDS encoding UBP-type zinc finger domain-containing protein, which encodes MSKRCTHTDSIQHVTPSALGCEECLKSGSRWVHLRLCRTCGHVGCCDDSPNRHANAHFHETGHPIIEGYDPPEGWGWCYVDRVMLDLGDDTTPQNGPIPRYV
- a CDS encoding antibiotic biosynthesis monooxygenase, yielding MHQAETSAFADSVDPRDPSLRSASLGDLSARSLPRPESVTAVIEHHVRAQAVAAYEEWLKRIVPIAERFPGHRGVHVIRPVSGSTVYTVTLRFDSLAHAEDWFQSDARQTLLSEVMPFLASDERRQTVTGLEFWFHPTPGQKPARRYKQFLLTLSVIFPLTVVVPLPVHWLASSLPWLTNTILAKLVVAAIIVGLMTYVIMPRVTRLASRWLYE
- a CDS encoding aldehyde dehydrogenase (NADP(+)) — its product is MQITGEMLIGRTDVRGSAGTLEAFDPSRGERLTPVFGAGTVQDVERACQLAGAAFDPFRAAPLAKRAEFLEAVAQAILDLGDALIERAHAETGLPVARLQGERGRTVGQLRMFARVVRDGHFLGATIDPAQPAREPLPRSDLRLAKIGLGPVAVFGASNFPLAFSVAGGDTASAFAAGCPVIVKAHSAHLGTSELVARAVRSAVQKLGLPEGVFSLLVGERAVGEALVAHPAIAAVGFTGSRNGGLALQRIAQTRAIPIPVYAEMSSINPVYLLPEALAARGDAIARGFVDSLTMGVGQFCTNPGLVLGMTGDALERFCRTATEALTAKAAGTMLTPGIHQAYDKGVARLADEPNVSVLARGQAGSGCQGQAALFRTTAAAFLATPALHDEVFGPASVVIACDTVDEMIAITERLEGQLTATLQLDAGDTATARRLLPSLERRAGRILANGFPTGVEVCHAMVHGGPFPATSNAMFTSVGATAIDRFLRPVCYQDLPDALLPEALRQNNPLGLWRLVDGALKPA
- the kdgD gene encoding 5-dehydro-4-deoxyglucarate dehydratase; this encodes MTAPQELKQIVSDGLLSFPVTDFDANGDFNARGYAARLEWLAPFGATALFAAGGTGEFFSLTPQDYSAVIKTAVDTCAGKVPILAGAGGPTRMAIDYAREAERLGAKGVLLMPHYLTEASLDGIAAHVEQVCRAVNIGVIVYNRANSKLGADQLERLAEKCPNLIGFKDGVGDIERMVQVRRRMGDRFSYLGGLPTAEVYAAAYRALGVPVYSSAVFNFIPKTAMTFYRAVCENDQETMGHLLDTFFLPYLEIRNRRAGYAVSIVKAGAKLVGHDAGPVRAPLTDLLPDELDALDALIKKVEG
- the garD gene encoding galactarate dehydratase translates to MASKSNTEAPNDMPRYIRMQAEDNVAIVVNDGGLAAGRQFADGLTLVDAVPQGHKVALVNLAEGAAVVRYGVVIGYAARALPAGSWVNERNLNMPEAPSLDRLPIGTRVNAALPPLEGFTFQGYRNADGSVGTRNILAITTTVQCVAGVVEFAVKRIKDTLLPQYPNVDDVVALEHTYGCGVAIDAPDAIVPIRTLRNIATNPNFGGEVMVVSLGCEKLQPERLLPAGSIPIGSAGEDGKPDTVCLQDDAHVGFLSMIDSILAMARTHLERLNARQRETVPASELIVGVQCGGSDAFSGVTANPAVGFATDLLVRAGATVMFSEVTEVRDGIDQLTSRAATPEVAQAMIREMAWYDAYLERGRVDRSANTTPGNKRGGLSNIVEKAMGSIVKSGTGPIHGVVAPGAKLDRSHQRGLIYAATPASDFICGTLQLAAGINLHVFTTGRGTPYGLAEVPVIKVATRSDLARRWHDLMDVDAGRIATGEATIEDIGWQLFHLMLEVASGEKTWAERWGLHNALTLFNPAPVT
- a CDS encoding nitrate reductase associated protein; translated protein: MHLYQRLPIFVFEIEACENLKFITMAIRFNLDRNGQHLSLADWQRLPQEARETLASCVPGDDDFAARLDEIARDHLGQAVERSVDPAPTAWQDSNALPPGLLRQCELADLLPPDIGDWATLTPFRRYVLTKLSRRDTLNHCFVPAMLEFGLAQTQAEL
- a CDS encoding AbgT family transporter, producing MPDAPPHSADAPGTARPHAKTRLRGALGLVEWLGNALPHPVTLFALMTVAVIALSSISAWIGVSAADPRPANAGDVMHVTNLLTGTELVRWASTVTSNFTGYAPLGTVLVALLGISIAEHSGLLATALRALVVAAPRRFITMAIVFAAVISNVASDLGYVVVLPLAAMLFATMGRHPLAGLSAAFAGVSGGYGANLLLSTSDPLLGGITQGAAQLLAPEYSVSAVANWYFMAASSLLVTLAATWVTERVIEPRLGAWHPRDGDPEALSPDAHTHRPITLAERRALRAALGGMLACGAALFAIAWPDGSPLRDAAGEYGSRAPLFGSVVAFIVIFFAVPGLLYGAMTGAYRNDRDVIAAMSKSLGSLGQYLVLVFFASQFVALFGRSGLGTILAIKGAGWLSGVADNGPLLFIGLIVLCAAVNLMISSGMAQWALMAPIVVPMMMLLGYAPEVVQAAYRIGDSVSNIVTPMLSYFALILAVATRYQRDAGVGTLLALMLPYAIVFTLAWTAFFCLWVFGLELPVGPNAQLRYTGH